In Candidatus Methylomirabilis tolerans, the genomic stretch TTCTGAATACCTGTGCGATCCGCGAGAAGGCGGAGCACAAGGTATACAGTCGTCTTGGGTCCTTTCAGATACTGAAACGGGAGCGCGCCGGTCTGAAGATCGGTATCTGCGGCTGTGTCGCGCAGCAGGAAGGGCAGGCGCTGCTCAACCGTTTTCCGTACCTGGACTTTGTCGTCGGCCCTGGACAGCTTACGGCCATTCCATCACTGCTTCAGGCTGGGACGACGAGAGGCGTGGCGACGGCGAGAACACCCGGCTACTCCTACCCTGTGAATGCGCCGGTTCAGCGGCAAAGCAATATCAGGGCCTGGGTCAGCATCATGGAGGGGTGCGATCACTTCTGTACCTTTTGTGTCGTTCCTTTCACTCGTGGCCGTGAGCGCAGCCGACCCCCGCAGGAGATCGTAGAGGAGATCAGAGGGCTCAAGCGACAGGGGTACCGCGAGGTCACGCTGTTAGGACAGACTGTTAACTCCTATGGGAGGAAGCTCCTGCCTCCGATCAGCTTTGTGGAACTGCTCCGTCACATTGATCAGCTTGTGGGCGATTACATGCGGGTCCGGTTTACGAGTCCACACCCCCACGATGTGACCGACGAACTGGCAGCGGCATTCGCCGAGCTCACGAGCCTGTGCGAACAGATCCATCTGCCTGTTCAATCGGGCTCTGATCGGATCCTGCATCGAATGAAGCGCGGCCATACTCGGGATGAGTACCTGGAAAAGGTGGCGATGCTCAGGGCCAGGACGCCACAGATCGCTATCACGACAGACATTATTGTCGGGTTCCCCGATGAGACGGAAGAGGACTTTCAGGCAACTCTGGACCTGATGCAGCAGGTCGGCTTTGATGGCGCCTTCATGTTCAAGTATTCGCCAAGACCTCACACAGAAGCGGAACAGATGCCCGATCAGATCTCCGAGGAGGTCAAAAGCCGTCGCTTGGAGCAGGCGCTTGTGCTCATGAACCGGCTGTCCCTTGAGTGCAACCGCGCGTATCTCGGCCGAACAGTCGAGGTGCTGGTGAATCGTGAAGATGCCAAGGGGAATACCGATCGCCATACCGGTCGGACCAGGCAGAATAAGATTGTCCATTTTGGAGGTGAAGGAGTAGTAGACGGCAGCTTTGTCCCCGTAGCGATCACGGGAGCGACCCCGTTGTACCTGCAAGGTGAGATGGTGTGCCCGCTATAGCCGAATCCTGACAAATAGATATTTTCCTGACACGCATGAGGAGTGGAGTGCTCAAGCATCATACCGTCTTCGAGGAGCAGATCATTGCGGCACGGGTGGACGCGCTGGCGCGCGCGATCGCCGATGATCTGCCGGAGCCGACACCGGTGATGATCGGCCTGCTCACTGGTGCGTTCGTTTTCCTCGCCGACCTGGTGCGAGCGATGGGGCGCCTGGGGATAGAGCCCCATGTCGACTTCATGGCCGTTTCACACTACGGGCGTTCGACGGCATCCAGTGGGCTGGTGCAACTCCACAAGGATAGCGCATTGGAACTCAACGGGCGAGCCGTGTTAGTTATTGATGACATCCTGGATTCCGGGCGGACGCTCAGCATGGTCCGCGCACACCTGGCCGCCAGAGATCCGAGCTGGCTGCGCACCTGTGTCCTCCTGGACAAGCCGAGCCGACGGCAGGTAGCCATCAATGCGGACTACGTTGGCTTTGAGGTGCCCGATGCCTGGATGATCGGCTACGGCATGGACGCGTATGGGCAGGGGCGTGGCCTTCCGTATATCGCCGCGTTCGAAGCGCCGGAGCAGGCGAACTCGGGAATCGAATACCACACTCAATGACGCGGGATATACGCCGACATCGGCTTGTGAAGGAGGATCTGATCTACGGTCCACTGCTTTCTCGCCGGCTGGGCCGTTCGCTGGGCGTGAATCTGCTTGGCGCCGGTGAGAAGGTGTGTTCCTTTAACTGTCGGTATTGCCAATGCGGCTGGACCGCACAGCCGATCCTGCAGGTCGCCGACCCGCTCGCGAACTTTCCTTCAGGAGAGCAGATTGCTACGGCCTTAGAGATGCGACTTCAGCAGTTATGCCGCGATCAGATCCCTATCGACGTGATCACATTTTCCGGCAATGGTGAGCCCACGCTCTATCCGGAACTTCAGGCGATCATCAAGGCTGCCTCGGCGCTCCGGGATCGCTATGTCCCACGCGCCAAGCTGGCCATTCTGTCGAATAGCTCCACCGTACATCGGCGTGAGGTGCGCGATGCCCTGCAAGGAATCGATCTTAAGTTGATGAAGTTGGATGCGGGGAGCGAGGCCCTCACGCGCCGGATCAATCTGCCGGCAAAAGGGTGGGACTTCGCGACGATGCTCCAGGAGTTAGCGCAACTTGACGGCGTACTCCTGCAAACGATATTTGTATGGGGAAGAGTGGCGAATACGGCGCCCGTGGCGATTCGCGAGTGGTCTGACCGGGTTGCCGAGATTCGTCCGCTTGGTGTTCAGATCTATACGCTCGACCGGGTACCGGCCGATCCTGGCTTGACCCCGGTCTCCAGGGTGGTACTCGATGCGATTGCCGGCTATGCGCAACGGCGCGCCCATGTTCCAGTCGAGGTCTACTGAGGCCGTCGCCGGTCGCCGAACCCGGCGGTGGCTGCTTGCGCTCCCTGTGCTCGCCCTGTGTGGCGTGGCCGACTCGGGCTACCTGCTCTGGCAGCACCGCGCGGCAACCGCGACCTTCTGTCCGACAGGGGGATGCGACGTCGTCAATCAAGGAGCATACTCCGAGATCGGGGGAATCCCTCTCGCCGCCGTCGGCGCCGTGGCGTATGTGTTTTTGCTTGCCCTTTCAGTCGTGGCCGTTATGCTCGACAGCCGACGCCTGATAGGAGTAACGCTCGTTGTTGCCGGAATCGGCGTAGTGGTGTCAGCGTGGCTGGTCTATCTGCAGGTCGCCGTTATCGAATCGATCTGCTCGTGGTGTGTCCTCTCCGCCTTCACGATGATCTTGATCTTTACCATGAGCCTGAGTGCGTGGTTTACGATAGGGCCTCCGCTATGGTCTGAGCAGACTAACTTAGGGCAACACTCCATACGGTACGGTCATACCACAGCGAACGAAAAGGTATCTTCGCCCCCTCCCTCACCCTCCTCACTCGGAGGGGGAGAAGACGGGCAGGGGGGATTGTTGAAGGAAATAAAAAAGAGCCCGACGGAGATACCGCGACATCCCATCAGGTTTCCGCTGATGGCGTTAGGGATGTTCGCACTGCTCGCTGCTTTACTCGGAGGATTCGTTCGTCTCGGCTGGAACTGGCCGACCGTATCTTCAACCTTGTCTGCAGTGCATGGTCCCCTGATGATTTCCGGGTTCCTGGGTACACTCATCGGATTAGAGCGGACCGTAGCGATGGGGAAGTGGTGGACTTCTGGCGGGCCTCTGTTCACCGGGGTGGGCGCACTGATCCTGATTGCAGGCGTACCCGGCGCAGCCGGCCCGGCATTGATCACCTTTGGCAGCCTTGTATTGGTTGTCACGTTTGTCCTTCTCATTCGCGGCCAACCGGCCCTGTTTACGATCATCATGGGGCTTGGGGCGCTTGCGTGGCTTGGAGGCAACATCCTTTGGTTGAGTGGGTGGCCGATTTTCAGCGTGGTGAGCTGGTGGGCTGCCTTCCTGGTTCTGACCATCGCCGGAGAGCGGCTGGAGTTGAGCCGCTTTCTCCCGCTCGCTCGCCGACACCGGCTGTCCTTTCTGGCTGCCACTGGTCTGTTTGTTGGCGGGCTCGTTCCCGCGGGAATGGCTTTTGACATTGGATCGCGCCTGAGCGGGCTGGGCCTTATTACCCTGGCCATCTGGCTACTGCGGCACGATATGGCGCGACAGGCGGTCAAGAAGACAGGGCTGCACCGATTCGTGGCTCTCAGTCTGCTTTCAGGCTACGTGTGGCTGGCAGTGGCCGGGGTGCTTACATTGAGCTTTGGCGGAATTACCGTTGGATCACACCACGATGCGACCCTGCACGCTCTCCACGCACACGGCGTATGGGACGGCTACGATGCGACCCTGCACGCCATCTTCGTAGGCTTTGTGTTCTCGATGATTATCGGACATGCCCCGATCATCTTCCCATCCGTACTGGGAATTGCTTTACCTTTTCGCCCAATCTTTTACAGTCATCTCGTTCTGCTTCATCTATCGCTGGTGCTGCGAGTGGTGGGGGATTTGGCGGCATGGTGGCCTGGAAGGCTGGGAGGCGGGCTACTCAATGTTGTAGCCGTACTGCTCTTTCTCGGTAATATGGCGACGTCTGGCGTGCTGGGGAATCGATCCGTCTCTTTGGTGGATACCGGACAGTAGCAGGTTACGATCAGAAAAGGACGATCCTATGATCTTGCACCGATCGGAAAGATTATCGATCGATCTTCATCAAGACAATAGAGCACACCTGACACCAACGCCGGATATTGAGCCAGCAGGAAAGAGCGCTTCGTCCCGCGACCTCGTCCGAATCGCACGGCTTCCGATTCACTTCTTCATTTCCGCGGTTGTCCTCTTCGGACTGGGTGTCGCCGCAGCGCCGTGGGTGGTCGGTGATCTGATCGACTTCTTCTATCAGCCGCGGATTCTGGCCGTCACCCACACCTTTACGCTAGGGTGGATCAGCTCTGCCATCATGGGTGTCATGTACCGCTTGGTTCCTGCCATGACGAAACGACCTTTGCGCTATCCGAGGTTAGCGCGCTGGCAGTTCGGGCTGTACCTATTCAGTGCGACAGGTCTCATGACGCACATGCTGATCGGAGCATGGCCGCCAACCTGGATGGCGGCGGCAGTCATTGTGCTCAGCGTGATCTTCTTTGCGATGAACATGCTGCCTTGTCTTGGTCCTGCCTGGCACAAGAGTCCGGCCGAAACCGGAATGTGCATGTCCATCCTGTTTCTGCTGCTTGCCGCTTCTCTCGGTACGGCTCTCGCATTGGATAAGTCCCTCGGGTTTCTTCCCGGAAACATCATCAGCAATCTGGCCAGTCATGCGCACCTCGCCGCGCTCGGATGGGTAAGCCTCACCATCTGTGCTGTCTCCTATCGGATGGCTCCGGCGTTTTTGTTGTCGGAATTGACGATGCCGCGTGTGGCGATCTGGCAACTCTACAGCTTTGCCGCCGGTGTTTTGGGCTT encodes the following:
- the miaB gene encoding tRNA (N6-isopentenyl adenosine(37)-C2)-methylthiotransferase MiaB encodes the protein MSKLKLITFGCQANDLDSERISGLLLREGYTLTEREEEADLILLNTCAIREKAEHKVYSRLGSFQILKRERAGLKIGICGCVAQQEGQALLNRFPYLDFVVGPGQLTAIPSLLQAGTTRGVATARTPGYSYPVNAPVQRQSNIRAWVSIMEGCDHFCTFCVVPFTRGRERSRPPQEIVEEIRGLKRQGYREVTLLGQTVNSYGRKLLPPISFVELLRHIDQLVGDYMRVRFTSPHPHDVTDELAAAFAELTSLCEQIHLPVQSGSDRILHRMKRGHTRDEYLEKVAMLRARTPQIAITTDIIVGFPDETEEDFQATLDLMQQVGFDGAFMFKYSPRPHTEAEQMPDQISEEVKSRRLEQALVLMNRLSLECNRAYLGRTVEVLVNREDAKGNTDRHTGRTRQNKIVHFGGEGVVDGSFVPVAITGATPLYLQGEMVCPL
- the hpt gene encoding hypoxanthine phosphoribosyltransferase codes for the protein MLKHHTVFEEQIIAARVDALARAIADDLPEPTPVMIGLLTGAFVFLADLVRAMGRLGIEPHVDFMAVSHYGRSTASSGLVQLHKDSALELNGRAVLVIDDILDSGRTLSMVRAHLAARDPSWLRTCVLLDKPSRRQVAINADYVGFEVPDAWMIGYGMDAYGQGRGLPYIAAFEAPEQANSGIEYHTQ
- a CDS encoding cbb3-type cytochrome c oxidase subunit I — encoded protein: MILHRSERLSIDLHQDNRAHLTPTPDIEPAGKSASSRDLVRIARLPIHFFISAVVLFGLGVAAAPWVVGDLIDFFYQPRILAVTHTFTLGWISSAIMGVMYRLVPAMTKRPLRYPRLARWQFGLYLFSATGLMTHMLIGAWPPTWMAAAVIVLSVIFFAMNMLPCLGPAWHKSPAETGMCMSILFLLLAASLGTALALDKSLGFLPGNIISNLASHAHLAALGWVSLTICAVSYRMAPAFLLSELTMPRVAIWQLYSFAAGVLGLALSLLGWIPGAPVWSAVILSALLAYVGVLQTLVRNRRTPIDWPMRHALAGMVCLLLSIGLGFSLLWIEPDSAIGNRVAGTYGVLGLLGWVTNFIIGMSFKLFPGFVVGVRERRGWPKLAIAELALLRCRPVVFFSLNAGVLTLAGGLISAQLAIARLGTLVIAIGGLIYVAAMVRTLSYAYHSSAPPAASDPFRILSSDS
- a CDS encoding radical SAM protein, translating into MTRDIRRHRLVKEDLIYGPLLSRRLGRSLGVNLLGAGEKVCSFNCRYCQCGWTAQPILQVADPLANFPSGEQIATALEMRLQQLCRDQIPIDVITFSGNGEPTLYPELQAIIKAASALRDRYVPRAKLAILSNSSTVHRREVRDALQGIDLKLMKLDAGSEALTRRINLPAKGWDFATMLQELAQLDGVLLQTIFVWGRVANTAPVAIREWSDRVAEIRPLGVQIYTLDRVPADPGLTPVSRVVLDAIAGYAQRRAHVPVEVY
- a CDS encoding vitamin K epoxide reductase family protein, which encodes MRLPAMRNGAPMFQSRSTEAVAGRRTRRWLLALPVLALCGVADSGYLLWQHRAATATFCPTGGCDVVNQGAYSEIGGIPLAAVGAVAYVFLLALSVVAVMLDSRRLIGVTLVVAGIGVVVSAWLVYLQVAVIESICSWCVLSAFTMILIFTMSLSAWFTIGPPLWSEQTNLGQHSIRYGHTTANEKVSSPPPSPSSLGGGEDGQGGLLKEIKKSPTEIPRHPIRFPLMALGMFALLAALLGGFVRLGWNWPTVSSTLSAVHGPLMISGFLGTLIGLERTVAMGKWWTSGGPLFTGVGALILIAGVPGAAGPALITFGSLVLVVTFVLLIRGQPALFTIIMGLGALAWLGGNILWLSGWPIFSVVSWWAAFLVLTIAGERLELSRFLPLARRHRLSFLAATGLFVGGLVPAGMAFDIGSRLSGLGLITLAIWLLRHDMARQAVKKTGLHRFVALSLLSGYVWLAVAGVLTLSFGGITVGSHHDATLHALHAHGVWDGYDATLHAIFVGFVFSMIIGHAPIIFPSVLGIALPFRPIFYSHLVLLHLSLVLRVVGDLAAWWPGRLGGGLLNVVAVLLFLGNMATSGVLGNRSVSLVDTGQ